Proteins from a genomic interval of Watersipora subatra chromosome 10, tzWatSuba1.1, whole genome shotgun sequence:
- the LOC137405983 gene encoding ankyrin repeat domain-containing protein 6-like isoform X1 — translation MVPAMYNSDAIMKTETEKETFIERRTFFKMERRYCDVFRAVDEDAYLRDFIRAVEHKNLAYVQFVFPIIKEQQTLVSTELDDCGHYIELTREDTRMYDRVLEHGFILAAHHGYLPIANYLLDHGVNVNAQNEAGATALIKACERGHKKVVQTLLEHGADVNQTDLVGSTALQWVTRMSDQLVDILKLLLSHDGINVNQRSHKRARTALHCAAENDLSGQMCRGLLDKLATVNIVDNEGITPLHLAAERGFVWNVRVLLEYGAHVNMQTTQFGSTALHIAMAQGHVETAMVLLASGADISIKDSCDETALEGMRKYSRLASTVLARQYDLLEDYVASELSVLRLYQVDLMKQVFNVLCELIKEEDHWYKMFMELFQCSHSNGDKLEEATSSLPVRTSEASLSILLLHLFHVWLTDFPQTATFWILMRALRDYGMSPLADKMINKFTPCKPS, via the exons ACTGAGACAGAGAAAGAAACTTTTATTGAGAGGCGGACTTTTTTCAAGATGGAGAGGAGATACTGTGATGTCTTCAGAGCGGTG GATGAAGATGCCTATTTGAGAGACTTCATCCGCGCAGTGGAGCACAAGAACTTGGCATATGTGCAATTTGTCTTCCCTATAATCAAG GAGCAGCAGACACTTGTCTCTACCGAGCTAGACGACTGCGGCCATTACATAGAGTTAACGAGGGAGGATACGCGCATGTATGACAGAGTTCTAGAGCATGGTTTCATTCTTGCTGCTCACCATGGTTACCTCCCTATTGCTAATTACTTGCTTGACCACGGTGTCAATGTCAATGCTCAAAATGAG GCTGGAGCTACAGCGCTTATCAAGGCTTGTGAGAGAGGTCATAAAAAGGTCGTACAAACTTTGTTAGAGCACGGAGCTGATGTGAACCAGACTGACCTTGTGGGCAGCACAGCCTTGCAGTGGGTCACCAGGATGTCTGACCAGCTGGTTGATATACTCAAGCTTCTTCTTAGCCATGATGGTATCAATGTCAACCAAAGGTCGCACAAG CGGGCCCGTACAGCCTTACACTGTGCAGCTGAGAACGACCTGTCTGGGCAAATGTGCAGAGGTCTATTGGACAAGCTAGCGACCGTTAACATAGTGGACAATGAGGGCATAACTCCTCTACACCTAGCTGCTGAGAGAGGCTTCGTCTGGAATGTGAGAGTTCTCTTGGAATATGGCGCTCATGTGAACATGCAAACAACTCAG TTTGGCTCAACAGCTTTGCATATTGCTATGGCTCAAGGTCACGTGGAGACAGCCATGGTCCTTCTAGCATCCGGCGCTGACATCTCTATTAAGGACTCT TGTGATGAGACAGCATTAGAAGGGATGAGAAAGTATTCTAGACTCGCATCAACTGTGTTGGCCAGGCAGTACGATCTACTGGAGGACTATGTTGCTAGTGAGCTGTCAGTGTTGAGGTTGTATCAG GTTGACCTGATGAAACAGGTGTTTAATGTCCTGTGTGAGCTCATCAAAGAAGAGGACCATTGGTATAAAATGTTTATGGAGCTTTTTCAATGCAG TCACAGCAATGGAGACAAGCTAGAGGAGGCAACTTCTAGTCTTCCAGTGCGAACAAGCGAAGCAAGTCTTTCCATCCTCCTTCTCCATCTCTTCCATGTTTGGCTTACGGACTTCCCACAAACTGCGACTTTCTGGATACTCATGAGGGCTCTTAGAGACTATGGAATGTCTCCATTGGCAG ATAAGATGATAAACAAGTTTACTCCATGCAAGCCCAGTTAA
- the LOC137405983 gene encoding ankyrin repeat domain-containing protein 29-like isoform X2 yields MERRYCDVFRAVDEDAYLRDFIRAVEHKNLAYVQFVFPIIKEQQTLVSTELDDCGHYIELTREDTRMYDRVLEHGFILAAHHGYLPIANYLLDHGVNVNAQNEAGATALIKACERGHKKVVQTLLEHGADVNQTDLVGSTALQWVTRMSDQLVDILKLLLSHDGINVNQRSHKRARTALHCAAENDLSGQMCRGLLDKLATVNIVDNEGITPLHLAAERGFVWNVRVLLEYGAHVNMQTTQFGSTALHIAMAQGHVETAMVLLASGADISIKDSCDETALEGMRKYSRLASTVLARQYDLLEDYVASELSVLRLYQVDLMKQVFNVLCELIKEEDHWYKMFMELFQCSHSNGDKLEEATSSLPVRTSEASLSILLLHLFHVWLTDFPQTATFWILMRALRDYGMSPLADKMINKFTPCKPS; encoded by the exons ATGGAGAGGAGATACTGTGATGTCTTCAGAGCGGTG GATGAAGATGCCTATTTGAGAGACTTCATCCGCGCAGTGGAGCACAAGAACTTGGCATATGTGCAATTTGTCTTCCCTATAATCAAG GAGCAGCAGACACTTGTCTCTACCGAGCTAGACGACTGCGGCCATTACATAGAGTTAACGAGGGAGGATACGCGCATGTATGACAGAGTTCTAGAGCATGGTTTCATTCTTGCTGCTCACCATGGTTACCTCCCTATTGCTAATTACTTGCTTGACCACGGTGTCAATGTCAATGCTCAAAATGAG GCTGGAGCTACAGCGCTTATCAAGGCTTGTGAGAGAGGTCATAAAAAGGTCGTACAAACTTTGTTAGAGCACGGAGCTGATGTGAACCAGACTGACCTTGTGGGCAGCACAGCCTTGCAGTGGGTCACCAGGATGTCTGACCAGCTGGTTGATATACTCAAGCTTCTTCTTAGCCATGATGGTATCAATGTCAACCAAAGGTCGCACAAG CGGGCCCGTACAGCCTTACACTGTGCAGCTGAGAACGACCTGTCTGGGCAAATGTGCAGAGGTCTATTGGACAAGCTAGCGACCGTTAACATAGTGGACAATGAGGGCATAACTCCTCTACACCTAGCTGCTGAGAGAGGCTTCGTCTGGAATGTGAGAGTTCTCTTGGAATATGGCGCTCATGTGAACATGCAAACAACTCAG TTTGGCTCAACAGCTTTGCATATTGCTATGGCTCAAGGTCACGTGGAGACAGCCATGGTCCTTCTAGCATCCGGCGCTGACATCTCTATTAAGGACTCT TGTGATGAGACAGCATTAGAAGGGATGAGAAAGTATTCTAGACTCGCATCAACTGTGTTGGCCAGGCAGTACGATCTACTGGAGGACTATGTTGCTAGTGAGCTGTCAGTGTTGAGGTTGTATCAG GTTGACCTGATGAAACAGGTGTTTAATGTCCTGTGTGAGCTCATCAAAGAAGAGGACCATTGGTATAAAATGTTTATGGAGCTTTTTCAATGCAG TCACAGCAATGGAGACAAGCTAGAGGAGGCAACTTCTAGTCTTCCAGTGCGAACAAGCGAAGCAAGTCTTTCCATCCTCCTTCTCCATCTCTTCCATGTTTGGCTTACGGACTTCCCACAAACTGCGACTTTCTGGATACTCATGAGGGCTCTTAGAGACTATGGAATGTCTCCATTGGCAG ATAAGATGATAAACAAGTTTACTCCATGCAAGCCCAGTTAA